One Rattus norvegicus strain BN/NHsdMcwi chromosome 18, GRCr8, whole genome shotgun sequence DNA segment encodes these proteins:
- the Poli gene encoding DNA polymerase iota isoform X1, whose translation MGVEPEEEGGPAEEEDFSRAMEPSDSGAAGGSRAVCDQGAPSRIASSRVIVHVDLDCFYAQVEMISNPELKDKPLGVQQKYLVVTCNYEARKLGVKKLMNVRDAKEKCPQLVLVNGEDLSRYREMSYKVTELLEEFSPAVERLGFDENFVDLTEMVEKRLQQLPSDEVPSVTMSGHVYNNQSVNLHSSTHVRLAVGSQIAAEMREAMHNQLGLTGCAGVAPNKLLAKLVSGVFKPNQQTVLLPESCQHLIHSLNHIKEMPGIGYKTAKRLEVLGINSVHDLQTFPIKTLEKELGISVAQRIRKLSFGEDKSPVTPSGPPQSFSEEDTFKKCSSEVEAKTKIEELLSSLLNRVCHDGRKPHTIRLVIRRYSDKHCNRESRQCPIPSHVIQKLGTGNYDAVPPLMEILMKLFRNMVNVKMAFHLTLLSVCFCNLKALNSAKKGPMDCFLTSSLSTTACSGKRSFKVKDIHMEDSYKEKEANWDCLPSRRIESTRRGESPSDATCFPKEKDTSDLPLQFLPEGVDQEVFTQLPADIQEEILSGKSRENLQGKGSLSCPLHASRGVLSFFSTKQTQAGCLSPRDTLLTGKQASAVSPCEPGTSGLSTSSSSHPSCGKDCSYYVDNQLKDERMSQGPTESQGFHFSNTNPAVSVFHSFPNLQSEQLFSTHRTADSHKQTATTSHQGLENREQDSADEKLTFPSDIDPQVFYELPEEVQRELMAEWKRAGAEFPSVHNSVCGVPAGLELTIAAEEDLYLSVFISKMQACANVTSHLRLKLFVPKISQVGNQTTV comes from the exons ATGGGGGTGGAGCCGGAGGAGGAAGGCGGCCCTGCGGAGGAAGAAGACTTTTCTCGTGCCATGGAGCCCTCGGACTCGGGGGCTGCGGGCGGCTCGCGGG CAGTTTGCGATCAAGGGGCACCATCACGAATCGCTTCGTCCAGAGTCATAGTACATGTGGACCTGGATTGTTTTTATGCCCAAGTAGAGATGATCTCCAATCCAGAATTAAAGGACAAACCTTTAG gtgtgCAACAGAAATACTTGGTGGTTACTTGCAACTATGAAGCCAGGAAACTTGGAGTGAAGAAGCTTATGAATGTCAGAGATGCAAAAGAAAAGTGTCCTCAGCTCGTCCTGGTGAATGGAGAAGACTTGAGCCGCTACCGGGAGATGTCCTATAAGGTCACAG AATTGTTGGAGGAATTTAGTCCAGCTGTGGAGAGGCTTGGatttgatgaaaattttgtgGATCTGACAGAAATGGTTGAGAAAAGACTGCAGCAGCTTCCGAGTGACGAGGTTCCGTCAGTGACCATGTCCGGCCATGTTTACAATAACCAGT CTGTAAACCTGCACAGCAGCACGCATGTGAGACTTGCGGTTGGATCGCAGATTGCAGCAGAGATGCGGGAAGCCATGCATAACCAGCTGGGGCTCACAGGCTGCGCTGGCGTAGCGCCTAATAAACTATTGGCAAAGTTAGTGTCTGGTGTTTTTAAACCAAATCAACAGACAGTCTTATTACCTGAGAGTTGTCAGCATCTCATTCACAGTTTGAACCACATAAAGGAAATGCCTG gtaTCGGCTATAAAACCGCCAAGCGTCTTGAAGTCCTGGGAATCAATAGTGTGCATGATCTCCAGACCTTTCCAATCAAAACCTTAGAAAAGGAATTGGGAATTTCTGTTGCTCAGCGCATCCGGAAGCTCAGCTTTGGAGAGGACAAGTCGCCTGTAACACCCTCAGGGCCACCACAG TCCTTTAGTGAAGAagatacatttaaaaagtgttcCTCAGAAGTGGAAGCTAAAACTAAGATTGAAGAATTACTTTCCAGCCTTTTAAACAG AGTATGCCATGATGGAAGGAAGCCCCATACAATAAGATTAGTCATCCGTCGATACTCTGACAAACACTGTAATCGAGAGAGTCGCCAGTGCCCAATCCCATCTCACGTCATTCAGAAGTTAGGGACAG GAAATTATGATGCAGTGCCGCCCCTGATGGAGATCCTTATGAAACTTTTCCGAAATATGGTAAATGTGAAGATGGCCTTTCACCTGACCCTTCTGAGTGTGTGCTTCTGCAACCTGAAAGCCCTGAACAGTGCTAAGAAAGGGCCTATGGACTGCTTCCTAACGTCGTCCCTGTCAACAACTGCCTGCTCTGGCAAGCGGAGCTTT AAAGTGAAGGACATCCACATGGAGGACTCCTACAAGGAGAAAGAAGCAAACTGGGATTGTCTCCCAAGTAGAAGAATCGAAAGCACGAGAAGGGGGGAGTCTCCATCGGATGCCACCTGCTTTCCTAAAGAAAAGGACACGAGTGACTTGCCACTCCAGTTCCTGCCAGAGGGTGTTGACCAAGAAGTCTTCACGCAGCTTCCAGCAGATATTCAAGAAGAAATCCTTTCTGGAAAATCTAGAGAAAATCTTCAAGGGAAAGGAAGTTTGAGTTGTCCGTTACATGCCTCGAGAGGAgtattgtctttcttttctacAAAGCAGACGCAGGCGGGCTGCTTAAGTCCCAGAGATACTCTGCTCACTGGCAAGCAGGCATCGGCTGTGTCTCCCTGTGAGCCGGGAACGTCGGGGTTGAGTACCAGTAGctcctcccatccatcctgcgGAAAGGACTGCTCCTATTATGTAGATAATCAGTTAAAGGACGAACGTATGAGTCAAGGCCCTACAGAGTCTCAGGGATTCCACTTTTCCAATACGAACCCTGCTGTTTCCGTTTTTCATTCATTTCCAAATCTGCAGAGTGAACAGCTTTTCTCCACACACCGCACTGCAGACAgccacaagcagacagccaccaCCTCTCACCAGGGACTAGAAAACAGAGAGCAAGATTCTGCTGATGAAAAGCTTACTTTCCCATCGGACATTGATCCTCAGGTTTTCTATGAGCTACCAGAAGAGGTCCAAAGAGAACTGATGGCCGAATGGAAGAGAGCTGGGGCAGAGTTCCCCTCTGTGCACAA cAGTGTCTGTGGAGTtccagctggcctagaactcactattgCAGCCGAAGAGGACCTTTACCTATCTGTCTTCATCTCCAAAATGCAGGCATGTGCTAATGTGACCAGTCATTTGAGATTAAAATTATTTGTGCCCAAGATATCCCAAGTTGGGAACCAAACAACTGTTTAA
- the Poli gene encoding DNA polymerase iota isoform X2: MGVEPEEEGGPAEEEDFSRAMEPSDSGAAGGSRVCDQGAPSRIASSRVIVHVDLDCFYAQVEMISNPELKDKPLGVQQKYLVVTCNYEARKLGVKKLMNVRDAKEKCPQLVLVNGEDLSRYREMSYKVTELLEEFSPAVERLGFDENFVDLTEMVEKRLQQLPSDEVPSVTMSGHVYNNQSVNLHSSTHVRLAVGSQIAAEMREAMHNQLGLTGCAGVAPNKLLAKLVSGVFKPNQQTVLLPESCQHLIHSLNHIKEMPGIGYKTAKRLEVLGINSVHDLQTFPIKTLEKELGISVAQRIRKLSFGEDKSPVTPSGPPQSFSEEDTFKKCSSEVEAKTKIEELLSSLLNRVCHDGRKPHTIRLVIRRYSDKHCNRESRQCPIPSHVIQKLGTGNYDAVPPLMEILMKLFRNMVNVKMAFHLTLLSVCFCNLKALNSAKKGPMDCFLTSSLSTTACSGKRSFKVKDIHMEDSYKEKEANWDCLPSRRIESTRRGESPSDATCFPKEKDTSDLPLQFLPEGVDQEVFTQLPADIQEEILSGKSRENLQGKGSLSCPLHASRGVLSFFSTKQTQAGCLSPRDTLLTGKQASAVSPCEPGTSGLSTSSSSHPSCGKDCSYYVDNQLKDERMSQGPTESQGFHFSNTNPAVSVFHSFPNLQSEQLFSTHRTADSHKQTATTSHQGLENREQDSADEKLTFPSDIDPQVFYELPEEVQRELMAEWKRAGAEFPSVHK; this comes from the exons ATGGGGGTGGAGCCGGAGGAGGAAGGCGGCCCTGCGGAGGAAGAAGACTTTTCTCGTGCCATGGAGCCCTCGGACTCGGGGGCTGCGGGCGGCTCGCGGG TTTGCGATCAAGGGGCACCATCACGAATCGCTTCGTCCAGAGTCATAGTACATGTGGACCTGGATTGTTTTTATGCCCAAGTAGAGATGATCTCCAATCCAGAATTAAAGGACAAACCTTTAG gtgtgCAACAGAAATACTTGGTGGTTACTTGCAACTATGAAGCCAGGAAACTTGGAGTGAAGAAGCTTATGAATGTCAGAGATGCAAAAGAAAAGTGTCCTCAGCTCGTCCTGGTGAATGGAGAAGACTTGAGCCGCTACCGGGAGATGTCCTATAAGGTCACAG AATTGTTGGAGGAATTTAGTCCAGCTGTGGAGAGGCTTGGatttgatgaaaattttgtgGATCTGACAGAAATGGTTGAGAAAAGACTGCAGCAGCTTCCGAGTGACGAGGTTCCGTCAGTGACCATGTCCGGCCATGTTTACAATAACCAGT CTGTAAACCTGCACAGCAGCACGCATGTGAGACTTGCGGTTGGATCGCAGATTGCAGCAGAGATGCGGGAAGCCATGCATAACCAGCTGGGGCTCACAGGCTGCGCTGGCGTAGCGCCTAATAAACTATTGGCAAAGTTAGTGTCTGGTGTTTTTAAACCAAATCAACAGACAGTCTTATTACCTGAGAGTTGTCAGCATCTCATTCACAGTTTGAACCACATAAAGGAAATGCCTG gtaTCGGCTATAAAACCGCCAAGCGTCTTGAAGTCCTGGGAATCAATAGTGTGCATGATCTCCAGACCTTTCCAATCAAAACCTTAGAAAAGGAATTGGGAATTTCTGTTGCTCAGCGCATCCGGAAGCTCAGCTTTGGAGAGGACAAGTCGCCTGTAACACCCTCAGGGCCACCACAG TCCTTTAGTGAAGAagatacatttaaaaagtgttcCTCAGAAGTGGAAGCTAAAACTAAGATTGAAGAATTACTTTCCAGCCTTTTAAACAG AGTATGCCATGATGGAAGGAAGCCCCATACAATAAGATTAGTCATCCGTCGATACTCTGACAAACACTGTAATCGAGAGAGTCGCCAGTGCCCAATCCCATCTCACGTCATTCAGAAGTTAGGGACAG GAAATTATGATGCAGTGCCGCCCCTGATGGAGATCCTTATGAAACTTTTCCGAAATATGGTAAATGTGAAGATGGCCTTTCACCTGACCCTTCTGAGTGTGTGCTTCTGCAACCTGAAAGCCCTGAACAGTGCTAAGAAAGGGCCTATGGACTGCTTCCTAACGTCGTCCCTGTCAACAACTGCCTGCTCTGGCAAGCGGAGCTTT AAAGTGAAGGACATCCACATGGAGGACTCCTACAAGGAGAAAGAAGCAAACTGGGATTGTCTCCCAAGTAGAAGAATCGAAAGCACGAGAAGGGGGGAGTCTCCATCGGATGCCACCTGCTTTCCTAAAGAAAAGGACACGAGTGACTTGCCACTCCAGTTCCTGCCAGAGGGTGTTGACCAAGAAGTCTTCACGCAGCTTCCAGCAGATATTCAAGAAGAAATCCTTTCTGGAAAATCTAGAGAAAATCTTCAAGGGAAAGGAAGTTTGAGTTGTCCGTTACATGCCTCGAGAGGAgtattgtctttcttttctacAAAGCAGACGCAGGCGGGCTGCTTAAGTCCCAGAGATACTCTGCTCACTGGCAAGCAGGCATCGGCTGTGTCTCCCTGTGAGCCGGGAACGTCGGGGTTGAGTACCAGTAGctcctcccatccatcctgcgGAAAGGACTGCTCCTATTATGTAGATAATCAGTTAAAGGACGAACGTATGAGTCAAGGCCCTACAGAGTCTCAGGGATTCCACTTTTCCAATACGAACCCTGCTGTTTCCGTTTTTCATTCATTTCCAAATCTGCAGAGTGAACAGCTTTTCTCCACACACCGCACTGCAGACAgccacaagcagacagccaccaCCTCTCACCAGGGACTAGAAAACAGAGAGCAAGATTCTGCTGATGAAAAGCTTACTTTCCCATCGGACATTGATCCTCAGGTTTTCTATGAGCTACCAGAAGAGGTCCAAAGAGAACTGATGGCCGAATGGAAGAGAGCTGGGGCAGAGTTCCCCTCTGTGCACAAGTAA
- the Poli gene encoding DNA polymerase iota isoform X5 translates to MISNPELKDKPLGVQQKYLVVTCNYEARKLGVKKLMNVRDAKEKCPQLVLVNGEDLSRYREMSYKVTELLEEFSPAVERLGFDENFVDLTEMVEKRLQQLPSDEVPSVTMSGHVYNNQSVNLHSSTHVRLAVGSQIAAEMREAMHNQLGLTGCAGVAPNKLLAKLVSGVFKPNQQTVLLPESCQHLIHSLNHIKEMPGIGYKTAKRLEVLGINSVHDLQTFPIKTLEKELGISVAQRIRKLSFGEDKSPVTPSGPPQSFSEEDTFKKCSSEVEAKTKIEELLSSLLNRVCHDGRKPHTIRLVIRRYSDKHCNRESRQCPIPSHVIQKLGTGNYDAVPPLMEILMKLFRNMVNVKMAFHLTLLSVCFCNLKALNSAKKGPMDCFLTSSLSTTACSGKRSFKVKDIHMEDSYKEKEANWDCLPSRRIESTRRGESPSDATCFPKEKDTSDLPLQFLPEGVDQEVFTQLPADIQEEILSGKSRENLQGKGSLSCPLHASRGVLSFFSTKQTQAGCLSPRDTLLTGKQASAVSPCEPGTSGLSTSSSSHPSCGKDCSYYVDNQLKDERMSQGPTESQGFHFSNTNPAVSVFHSFPNLQSEQLFSTHRTADSHKQTATTSHQGLENREQDSADEKLTFPSDIDPQVFYELPEEVQRELMAEWKRAGAEFPSVHK, encoded by the exons ATGATCTCCAATCCAGAATTAAAGGACAAACCTTTAG gtgtgCAACAGAAATACTTGGTGGTTACTTGCAACTATGAAGCCAGGAAACTTGGAGTGAAGAAGCTTATGAATGTCAGAGATGCAAAAGAAAAGTGTCCTCAGCTCGTCCTGGTGAATGGAGAAGACTTGAGCCGCTACCGGGAGATGTCCTATAAGGTCACAG AATTGTTGGAGGAATTTAGTCCAGCTGTGGAGAGGCTTGGatttgatgaaaattttgtgGATCTGACAGAAATGGTTGAGAAAAGACTGCAGCAGCTTCCGAGTGACGAGGTTCCGTCAGTGACCATGTCCGGCCATGTTTACAATAACCAGT CTGTAAACCTGCACAGCAGCACGCATGTGAGACTTGCGGTTGGATCGCAGATTGCAGCAGAGATGCGGGAAGCCATGCATAACCAGCTGGGGCTCACAGGCTGCGCTGGCGTAGCGCCTAATAAACTATTGGCAAAGTTAGTGTCTGGTGTTTTTAAACCAAATCAACAGACAGTCTTATTACCTGAGAGTTGTCAGCATCTCATTCACAGTTTGAACCACATAAAGGAAATGCCTG gtaTCGGCTATAAAACCGCCAAGCGTCTTGAAGTCCTGGGAATCAATAGTGTGCATGATCTCCAGACCTTTCCAATCAAAACCTTAGAAAAGGAATTGGGAATTTCTGTTGCTCAGCGCATCCGGAAGCTCAGCTTTGGAGAGGACAAGTCGCCTGTAACACCCTCAGGGCCACCACAG TCCTTTAGTGAAGAagatacatttaaaaagtgttcCTCAGAAGTGGAAGCTAAAACTAAGATTGAAGAATTACTTTCCAGCCTTTTAAACAG AGTATGCCATGATGGAAGGAAGCCCCATACAATAAGATTAGTCATCCGTCGATACTCTGACAAACACTGTAATCGAGAGAGTCGCCAGTGCCCAATCCCATCTCACGTCATTCAGAAGTTAGGGACAG GAAATTATGATGCAGTGCCGCCCCTGATGGAGATCCTTATGAAACTTTTCCGAAATATGGTAAATGTGAAGATGGCCTTTCACCTGACCCTTCTGAGTGTGTGCTTCTGCAACCTGAAAGCCCTGAACAGTGCTAAGAAAGGGCCTATGGACTGCTTCCTAACGTCGTCCCTGTCAACAACTGCCTGCTCTGGCAAGCGGAGCTTT AAAGTGAAGGACATCCACATGGAGGACTCCTACAAGGAGAAAGAAGCAAACTGGGATTGTCTCCCAAGTAGAAGAATCGAAAGCACGAGAAGGGGGGAGTCTCCATCGGATGCCACCTGCTTTCCTAAAGAAAAGGACACGAGTGACTTGCCACTCCAGTTCCTGCCAGAGGGTGTTGACCAAGAAGTCTTCACGCAGCTTCCAGCAGATATTCAAGAAGAAATCCTTTCTGGAAAATCTAGAGAAAATCTTCAAGGGAAAGGAAGTTTGAGTTGTCCGTTACATGCCTCGAGAGGAgtattgtctttcttttctacAAAGCAGACGCAGGCGGGCTGCTTAAGTCCCAGAGATACTCTGCTCACTGGCAAGCAGGCATCGGCTGTGTCTCCCTGTGAGCCGGGAACGTCGGGGTTGAGTACCAGTAGctcctcccatccatcctgcgGAAAGGACTGCTCCTATTATGTAGATAATCAGTTAAAGGACGAACGTATGAGTCAAGGCCCTACAGAGTCTCAGGGATTCCACTTTTCCAATACGAACCCTGCTGTTTCCGTTTTTCATTCATTTCCAAATCTGCAGAGTGAACAGCTTTTCTCCACACACCGCACTGCAGACAgccacaagcagacagccaccaCCTCTCACCAGGGACTAGAAAACAGAGAGCAAGATTCTGCTGATGAAAAGCTTACTTTCCCATCGGACATTGATCCTCAGGTTTTCTATGAGCTACCAGAAGAGGTCCAAAGAGAACTGATGGCCGAATGGAAGAGAGCTGGGGCAGAGTTCCCCTCTGTGCACAAGTAA
- the Poli gene encoding DNA polymerase iota, translating into MGVEPEEEGGPAEEEDFSRAMEPSDSGAAGGSRAVCDQGAPSRIASSRVIVHVDLDCFYAQVEMISNPELKDKPLGVQQKYLVVTCNYEARKLGVKKLMNVRDAKEKCPQLVLVNGEDLSRYREMSYKVTELLEEFSPAVERLGFDENFVDLTEMVEKRLQQLPSDEVPSVTMSGHVYNNQSVNLHSSTHVRLAVGSQIAAEMREAMHNQLGLTGCAGVAPNKLLAKLVSGVFKPNQQTVLLPESCQHLIHSLNHIKEMPGIGYKTAKRLEVLGINSVHDLQTFPIKTLEKELGISVAQRIRKLSFGEDKSPVTPSGPPQSFSEEDTFKKCSSEVEAKTKIEELLSSLLNRVCHDGRKPHTIRLVIRRYSDKHCNRESRQCPIPSHVIQKLGTGNYDAVPPLMEILMKLFRNMVNVKMAFHLTLLSVCFCNLKALNSAKKGPMDCFLTSSLSTTACSGKRSFKVKDIHMEDSYKEKEANWDCLPSRRIESTRRGESPSDATCFPKEKDTSDLPLQFLPEGVDQEVFTQLPADIQEEILSGKSRENLQGKGSLSCPLHASRGVLSFFSTKQTQAGCLSPRDTLLTGKQASAVSPCEPGTSGLSTSSSSHPSCGKDCSYYVDNQLKDERMSQGPTESQGFHFSNTNPAVSVFHSFPNLQSEQLFSTHRTADSHKQTATTSHQGLENREQDSADEKLTFPSDIDPQVFYELPEEVQRELMAEWKRAGAEFPSVHK; encoded by the exons ATGGGGGTGGAGCCGGAGGAGGAAGGCGGCCCTGCGGAGGAAGAAGACTTTTCTCGTGCCATGGAGCCCTCGGACTCGGGGGCTGCGGGCGGCTCGCGGG CAGTTTGCGATCAAGGGGCACCATCACGAATCGCTTCGTCCAGAGTCATAGTACATGTGGACCTGGATTGTTTTTATGCCCAAGTAGAGATGATCTCCAATCCAGAATTAAAGGACAAACCTTTAG gtgtgCAACAGAAATACTTGGTGGTTACTTGCAACTATGAAGCCAGGAAACTTGGAGTGAAGAAGCTTATGAATGTCAGAGATGCAAAAGAAAAGTGTCCTCAGCTCGTCCTGGTGAATGGAGAAGACTTGAGCCGCTACCGGGAGATGTCCTATAAGGTCACAG AATTGTTGGAGGAATTTAGTCCAGCTGTGGAGAGGCTTGGatttgatgaaaattttgtgGATCTGACAGAAATGGTTGAGAAAAGACTGCAGCAGCTTCCGAGTGACGAGGTTCCGTCAGTGACCATGTCCGGCCATGTTTACAATAACCAGT CTGTAAACCTGCACAGCAGCACGCATGTGAGACTTGCGGTTGGATCGCAGATTGCAGCAGAGATGCGGGAAGCCATGCATAACCAGCTGGGGCTCACAGGCTGCGCTGGCGTAGCGCCTAATAAACTATTGGCAAAGTTAGTGTCTGGTGTTTTTAAACCAAATCAACAGACAGTCTTATTACCTGAGAGTTGTCAGCATCTCATTCACAGTTTGAACCACATAAAGGAAATGCCTG gtaTCGGCTATAAAACCGCCAAGCGTCTTGAAGTCCTGGGAATCAATAGTGTGCATGATCTCCAGACCTTTCCAATCAAAACCTTAGAAAAGGAATTGGGAATTTCTGTTGCTCAGCGCATCCGGAAGCTCAGCTTTGGAGAGGACAAGTCGCCTGTAACACCCTCAGGGCCACCACAG TCCTTTAGTGAAGAagatacatttaaaaagtgttcCTCAGAAGTGGAAGCTAAAACTAAGATTGAAGAATTACTTTCCAGCCTTTTAAACAG AGTATGCCATGATGGAAGGAAGCCCCATACAATAAGATTAGTCATCCGTCGATACTCTGACAAACACTGTAATCGAGAGAGTCGCCAGTGCCCAATCCCATCTCACGTCATTCAGAAGTTAGGGACAG GAAATTATGATGCAGTGCCGCCCCTGATGGAGATCCTTATGAAACTTTTCCGAAATATGGTAAATGTGAAGATGGCCTTTCACCTGACCCTTCTGAGTGTGTGCTTCTGCAACCTGAAAGCCCTGAACAGTGCTAAGAAAGGGCCTATGGACTGCTTCCTAACGTCGTCCCTGTCAACAACTGCCTGCTCTGGCAAGCGGAGCTTT AAAGTGAAGGACATCCACATGGAGGACTCCTACAAGGAGAAAGAAGCAAACTGGGATTGTCTCCCAAGTAGAAGAATCGAAAGCACGAGAAGGGGGGAGTCTCCATCGGATGCCACCTGCTTTCCTAAAGAAAAGGACACGAGTGACTTGCCACTCCAGTTCCTGCCAGAGGGTGTTGACCAAGAAGTCTTCACGCAGCTTCCAGCAGATATTCAAGAAGAAATCCTTTCTGGAAAATCTAGAGAAAATCTTCAAGGGAAAGGAAGTTTGAGTTGTCCGTTACATGCCTCGAGAGGAgtattgtctttcttttctacAAAGCAGACGCAGGCGGGCTGCTTAAGTCCCAGAGATACTCTGCTCACTGGCAAGCAGGCATCGGCTGTGTCTCCCTGTGAGCCGGGAACGTCGGGGTTGAGTACCAGTAGctcctcccatccatcctgcgGAAAGGACTGCTCCTATTATGTAGATAATCAGTTAAAGGACGAACGTATGAGTCAAGGCCCTACAGAGTCTCAGGGATTCCACTTTTCCAATACGAACCCTGCTGTTTCCGTTTTTCATTCATTTCCAAATCTGCAGAGTGAACAGCTTTTCTCCACACACCGCACTGCAGACAgccacaagcagacagccaccaCCTCTCACCAGGGACTAGAAAACAGAGAGCAAGATTCTGCTGATGAAAAGCTTACTTTCCCATCGGACATTGATCCTCAGGTTTTCTATGAGCTACCAGAAGAGGTCCAAAGAGAACTGATGGCCGAATGGAAGAGAGCTGGGGCAGAGTTCCCCTCTGTGCACAAGTAA
- the Poli gene encoding DNA polymerase iota isoform X3: MGVEPEEEGGPAEEEDFSRAMEPSDSGAAGGSRAVCDQGAPSRIASSRVIVHVDLDCFYAQVEMISNPELKDKPLGVQQKYLVVTCNYEARKLGVKKLMNVRDAKEKCPQLVLVNGEDLSRYREMSYKVTEMVEKRLQQLPSDEVPSVTMSGHVYNNQSVNLHSSTHVRLAVGSQIAAEMREAMHNQLGLTGCAGVAPNKLLAKLVSGVFKPNQQTVLLPESCQHLIHSLNHIKEMPGIGYKTAKRLEVLGINSVHDLQTFPIKTLEKELGISVAQRIRKLSFGEDKSPVTPSGPPQSFSEEDTFKKCSSEVEAKTKIEELLSSLLNRVCHDGRKPHTIRLVIRRYSDKHCNRESRQCPIPSHVIQKLGTGNYDAVPPLMEILMKLFRNMVNVKMAFHLTLLSVCFCNLKALNSAKKGPMDCFLTSSLSTTACSGKRSFKVKDIHMEDSYKEKEANWDCLPSRRIESTRRGESPSDATCFPKEKDTSDLPLQFLPEGVDQEVFTQLPADIQEEILSGKSRENLQGKGSLSCPLHASRGVLSFFSTKQTQAGCLSPRDTLLTGKQASAVSPCEPGTSGLSTSSSSHPSCGKDCSYYVDNQLKDERMSQGPTESQGFHFSNTNPAVSVFHSFPNLQSEQLFSTHRTADSHKQTATTSHQGLENREQDSADEKLTFPSDIDPQVFYELPEEVQRELMAEWKRAGAEFPSVHK, from the exons ATGGGGGTGGAGCCGGAGGAGGAAGGCGGCCCTGCGGAGGAAGAAGACTTTTCTCGTGCCATGGAGCCCTCGGACTCGGGGGCTGCGGGCGGCTCGCGGG CAGTTTGCGATCAAGGGGCACCATCACGAATCGCTTCGTCCAGAGTCATAGTACATGTGGACCTGGATTGTTTTTATGCCCAAGTAGAGATGATCTCCAATCCAGAATTAAAGGACAAACCTTTAG gtgtgCAACAGAAATACTTGGTGGTTACTTGCAACTATGAAGCCAGGAAACTTGGAGTGAAGAAGCTTATGAATGTCAGAGATGCAAAAGAAAAGTGTCCTCAGCTCGTCCTGGTGAATGGAGAAGACTTGAGCCGCTACCGGGAGATGTCCTATAAGGTCACAG AAATGGTTGAGAAAAGACTGCAGCAGCTTCCGAGTGACGAGGTTCCGTCAGTGACCATGTCCGGCCATGTTTACAATAACCAGT CTGTAAACCTGCACAGCAGCACGCATGTGAGACTTGCGGTTGGATCGCAGATTGCAGCAGAGATGCGGGAAGCCATGCATAACCAGCTGGGGCTCACAGGCTGCGCTGGCGTAGCGCCTAATAAACTATTGGCAAAGTTAGTGTCTGGTGTTTTTAAACCAAATCAACAGACAGTCTTATTACCTGAGAGTTGTCAGCATCTCATTCACAGTTTGAACCACATAAAGGAAATGCCTG gtaTCGGCTATAAAACCGCCAAGCGTCTTGAAGTCCTGGGAATCAATAGTGTGCATGATCTCCAGACCTTTCCAATCAAAACCTTAGAAAAGGAATTGGGAATTTCTGTTGCTCAGCGCATCCGGAAGCTCAGCTTTGGAGAGGACAAGTCGCCTGTAACACCCTCAGGGCCACCACAG TCCTTTAGTGAAGAagatacatttaaaaagtgttcCTCAGAAGTGGAAGCTAAAACTAAGATTGAAGAATTACTTTCCAGCCTTTTAAACAG AGTATGCCATGATGGAAGGAAGCCCCATACAATAAGATTAGTCATCCGTCGATACTCTGACAAACACTGTAATCGAGAGAGTCGCCAGTGCCCAATCCCATCTCACGTCATTCAGAAGTTAGGGACAG GAAATTATGATGCAGTGCCGCCCCTGATGGAGATCCTTATGAAACTTTTCCGAAATATGGTAAATGTGAAGATGGCCTTTCACCTGACCCTTCTGAGTGTGTGCTTCTGCAACCTGAAAGCCCTGAACAGTGCTAAGAAAGGGCCTATGGACTGCTTCCTAACGTCGTCCCTGTCAACAACTGCCTGCTCTGGCAAGCGGAGCTTT AAAGTGAAGGACATCCACATGGAGGACTCCTACAAGGAGAAAGAAGCAAACTGGGATTGTCTCCCAAGTAGAAGAATCGAAAGCACGAGAAGGGGGGAGTCTCCATCGGATGCCACCTGCTTTCCTAAAGAAAAGGACACGAGTGACTTGCCACTCCAGTTCCTGCCAGAGGGTGTTGACCAAGAAGTCTTCACGCAGCTTCCAGCAGATATTCAAGAAGAAATCCTTTCTGGAAAATCTAGAGAAAATCTTCAAGGGAAAGGAAGTTTGAGTTGTCCGTTACATGCCTCGAGAGGAgtattgtctttcttttctacAAAGCAGACGCAGGCGGGCTGCTTAAGTCCCAGAGATACTCTGCTCACTGGCAAGCAGGCATCGGCTGTGTCTCCCTGTGAGCCGGGAACGTCGGGGTTGAGTACCAGTAGctcctcccatccatcctgcgGAAAGGACTGCTCCTATTATGTAGATAATCAGTTAAAGGACGAACGTATGAGTCAAGGCCCTACAGAGTCTCAGGGATTCCACTTTTCCAATACGAACCCTGCTGTTTCCGTTTTTCATTCATTTCCAAATCTGCAGAGTGAACAGCTTTTCTCCACACACCGCACTGCAGACAgccacaagcagacagccaccaCCTCTCACCAGGGACTAGAAAACAGAGAGCAAGATTCTGCTGATGAAAAGCTTACTTTCCCATCGGACATTGATCCTCAGGTTTTCTATGAGCTACCAGAAGAGGTCCAAAGAGAACTGATGGCCGAATGGAAGAGAGCTGGGGCAGAGTTCCCCTCTGTGCACAAGTAA